One Lactobacillus sp. ESL0785 DNA window includes the following coding sequences:
- a CDS encoding glycosyltransferase yields MDFFINQAMGLGNSGVEHAEFYRAKRFKDENIPYKFVFVSLVPELHQAMKKWHLHRDEVINMWEYFTLGEKYLADGLPRRTKPKKAVTITDSSNTIRLKHIYTDSGMHIVEHFVKEKNKQKPESKVLVVRVFKVEIFNAKTNELKATYEITNSENVESQVQNIHLFNQAGHHLFFANLVKLHRYFFEILDRFFGGQSNFYIDRGDFVDEALVPHKIPNSKIIGIIHADHLADRNDPTKPLWNNYYEYMFRHLEGFDRIVVATELQRQDILVDFPKEGARFVTIPVGGLTLQQHHPHKTELKSLKLITASRLAAEKHIDIAIKAVVALHNAGQKISFAIYGQGEKKDELAKLIKDNHAEDYIELKGLSDSLAQIYPQYDAFISTSFSEGFGLTYIEALNAGLPVVTFKARFGSMAMIKDGQNGFLQELKRDDDQFNVDQIIKGLNRLLAADYPKLCAQTQVGMEKFSNETIARSWRKLVDGLRVS; encoded by the coding sequence ATGGATTTTTTTATTAATCAGGCAATGGGATTGGGAAATTCAGGAGTTGAGCACGCGGAATTTTATCGAGCAAAGCGATTTAAGGATGAAAATATACCTTATAAATTTGTCTTTGTCTCGCTGGTTCCCGAATTACATCAAGCAATGAAAAAGTGGCATTTGCATCGTGATGAAGTTATCAATATGTGGGAGTATTTTACTTTAGGTGAAAAGTATTTAGCTGACGGCTTACCTCGGCGGACTAAGCCTAAAAAAGCGGTAACGATTACCGATAGCAGCAATACAATTAGGTTGAAACATATTTATACTGATTCCGGCATGCATATTGTGGAACATTTTGTCAAAGAAAAAAACAAGCAGAAGCCTGAGAGCAAGGTGCTGGTTGTTCGCGTCTTTAAAGTTGAAATCTTTAATGCAAAAACAAATGAATTAAAGGCCACGTATGAAATTACTAATAGTGAAAATGTGGAATCACAGGTTCAAAATATTCATTTGTTTAATCAAGCAGGGCACCATTTATTTTTTGCTAATTTAGTAAAGCTTCACCGGTACTTTTTTGAGATTCTTGACCGCTTCTTTGGCGGACAAAGTAATTTTTATATTGATCGTGGTGACTTTGTCGATGAGGCATTGGTTCCGCATAAAATTCCTAATTCTAAAATCATCGGTATTATTCATGCGGATCACTTGGCAGATCGGAATGATCCTACAAAACCGTTGTGGAATAATTACTATGAGTATATGTTCAGACACCTTGAGGGATTTGACCGCATTGTTGTTGCGACAGAGTTACAGCGGCAAGATATTTTGGTTGATTTTCCAAAAGAAGGGGCAAGATTTGTGACTATTCCTGTTGGTGGCCTCACGTTACAACAACATCATCCACATAAAACTGAACTGAAGTCGTTGAAGTTAATTACGGCTTCACGGTTAGCTGCGGAAAAGCACATCGACATTGCCATTAAGGCCGTAGTTGCATTGCATAATGCTGGTCAGAAAATCAGCTTTGCGATTTATGGTCAAGGTGAAAAGAAGGATGAACTGGCTAAGTTAATTAAAGACAATCACGCAGAAGATTATATTGAATTGAAGGGATTGTCAGATTCATTAGCGCAGATTTATCCCCAATATGATGCGTTTATTTCAACTTCATTTTCTGAAGGCTTTGGCTTGACCTATATTGAGGCACTGAATGCTGGGCTTCCAGTTGTTACCTTTAAGGCGCGGTTTGGGTCAATGGCAATGATTAAAGACGGTCAGAATGGCTTTTTACAAGAATTAAAACGTGATGATGATCAGTTTAATGTTGATCAAATTATTAAAGGACTTAATCGGTTGCTTGCAGCTGATTATCCGAAGTTATGTGCGCAAACACAAGTGGGCATGGAAAAATTTAGTAATGAAACAATTGCACGTAGTTGGAGGAAATTGGTAGATGGATTACGAGTTAGTTAA